The Macaca mulatta isolate MMU2019108-1 chromosome 19, T2T-MMU8v2.0, whole genome shotgun sequence sequence TGATACGCCACCAAGGTCGGCCCCCGTACACATTGGAGCCAATCAAAATGCTGCAAGGGTCAAAGCAGCCCAATTATCACAGCAACTTCGCCGCGGGGCGGAATCAAAAGAGGGCCTCCTCCAGGTGATAGGCGGGGCGATGCCTCAGCGGGCGTGGCAAAATGCGCAGCACACACCAATGGCGGGCTAGCACCGGAACCCGCGGCGACGCGAGCCAATAGGCGTAAGCGCGGCGAGCCAATGAGAAGGGCGGGAGGTGCGCCGTGACATGCCTGCGAGTGAGAACCAATACAAAAGGACAGTTAGGAAAAGTGGGCGGGACTTTATTCACAAGTCCAATGGGAAGACCGAGTCTTGACGCTGGTGGGCGGGCCTCAGGGCACACTAAACCAATGGGCTAGGCGGGGCGGGGAGAcggtggtggcggcggcggcagcgggtTCGGTTGCGCGTGGCGCACGGGGTGGGAGCGGAGCCCAGGCCGGGAGCAGGCGCCGCCGCCAGTGAGAACCGGGGCCCGGAGTCGGGTGGGGATTTGCTGGGGCTGAGTCTCGGGCGCACGGGCCCTGACCTCCGCCCTCTGACCTCTCCCTTCGCAGGCGACCATGGGGAATGTGTTGGCCGCCAGCTCGCCGCCCGCAGGGCCGCCACCGCCGCCTGCGCCGGCCCTCGTGGGGCTGCCGCCACCTCCGCCCTCGCCGCCGGGCTTCACGCTGCCACCGCTGGGAGGCGGCCTGGGCGCCGGCACCAGTACGAGTCGAGGTTCGGAACGGACCCCCGGGGCTGCAACCGCCAGCGCCGCAGGGGCCGCCGAGGATGGGGCCTGCGGCTGCCTGCCCAACCCGGGCACATTCGAGGAGTGCCACCGGAAGTGCAAGGGTGAGGGGCGACGGGCCCCCTCGGGGCTGCGATGGCCCGGATCTCGGGGGAAAGGGGAGGACACTGGGGACTTTGGGATTTGGCGCGCACCATTGGAATTATTCAACAGCACTAGGAGGTGACGTTGGGATCGAATGGTGGAACGTTGGACTTGGGGCTTAGAATGATGGAATCAAATGGTGGAAACGGGGTGGAATGTCATAGCAGTAGAGAAAAGCCTTAGGGACCTCAGGAGCCCCGGGATCAGCCAAGCCAGACTTCTCTTGTTATCGGGAACGCAACTGAGGCCCAAGGTCACGGTGTCAGCAAGGTTCCGTGGGGGTGGAACCCAAAGCCTCCGGATCCCAGCCTGGAGCAATCAGAGTAGTAATAGTGGTACAGGTTTATGAAGTTCTGTTTTGGTGTTCACTATATGTTAACTCATTAGATCCTTGGGCCAATTCTGTATGGTGAGGGTCCCATCTTAGAGATGATGAGTTTGACCTAAAGTTGCTCAGCTTGGTGGCAGTGAGATTTGAGCAGGCAAAGGCCCTGGCCCTGTCTAACTAGGCTGCACTGCCTCTTTACAGGTGGAAGCCTTTGTGAGATGTTCTGCTATGGGTCTCTGGAGAGAGCTGGGGACAGCAGGGAAGGAAGAGATGAGAGTTGGTATGGGGTTGGGGTGGAGTGTGACAGCGTTTCTCTTCTCCAGAGCTGTTTCCCATTCAGATGGAGGGTGTCAAGCTCACAGTCAACAAAGGGTTGAGTAACCATTTCCAGGTGAGCCTTCCTGGTGTCCTTACCCACCAGAGATCGTCCCCACCATCCCCCTCCCTGCATCCGCACACTCGCCCCCTTACTCCTCCCTCAAGAACTGGGCTGCCTGATACTTGAAAAGACTCGGAGATACAGTGCCAGACTACTCAGTTTGGGGACCTAGAATCCAGAGGTACTGTCTCCCATAGCAGCTAGGCTGGAGTCAAGGAACAGGTATGTGGGCCTGTTGGCAGCACCTCCTTTCTCTGAGTCTCTTAGTCAGGCTGTGCCTCCCAGTCTTCATCCCCTGCCCAGCCCAGAGACCTTCTCGTTGCCCTCTTCATTGGGCAAGCCCATCTGTCCAGCATCCTCACAGCCCTCGCTCTCCTCCCAGGTGAACCACACAGTAGCCCTCAGCACAATCGGGGAGTCCAACTACCACTTCGGGGTCACGTATGTGGGGACAAAGCAGCTGAGTCCCACAGAGGTGAGCTTCCTTTCTCATCCATTCTTTGTATCTTTCGAATAACAAATTTGTGGCCAAATGCCAAGCTAAGACTGGCATCATCAGGAAAAGGTCACAGCTGCCGAGAGCTTGGAGATGGGGACTGCATCTCTCCGAGATGTAGTGGAACACGAGTAATTCCTTCATCCAGCAAACATCCGCCGAACCCCTGCTCTCTGCCTGCCTGGCTCCACGCTGAGCAATGCTGGGGGTGTGACCACAGCCTCTCTCTTGCTAGACAGCGATGACCCAGGGTGGAAAGAGCTGAGCTGTAGATCATGCAGAACTTTGAATGCCAAACTAGGCTTTGGACTTTCTCTAGGGGCTTGTGAAGAGTCATGGCATGGTTTGGTCAAGGGAAAGACGTGGTCCACAGGTTCCCGCTGTAGAAATCTTTCTTTAGAAGCATTTCTGGGGCAGCCGTGTAGGGGCTAGTTATTAGGAAGGCCAAAACTGGAGGCCTGGACAGGGTGTGGGGGACTGAATGAGGTCTCTGCTTCTATCGTTTCCCTTCAGTAAATGAGTTTATTCTGCAAACCTTCATTGCACAACATAttctgtgcccagccctgtgttGGCACACATGACTGAAAGCCATGGGACTCACCAGTGGGGCAGAAGACAGACCTGTTCCCAGAGAGTAACAAGCCAGGATGGGCAGGGCTGACATGGGGGAACCCAAAGGTAGGGGAGCCTAACTCAACCTAGGTGGTCAGAGAGGACTTCATGGAGGAGGGGACCCCCATCTGAGGCTTTCTGACCCCAGGCTTCTCACCCTGGCCCACCTCACCTGCTTCCACAGTGTGCAACCTCTGACCCCTGCCCTTCTCTCTGCCTCACAGGCGTTCCCTGTACTGGTGGGTGACATGGACAACAGCGGCAGCCTCAACGCTCAGGTCATTCACCAGCTGGGCCCCGGCCTCAGATCCAAGATGGCCATCCAGGTGAGTGGGGCACGGAGGCTGCTGCTCCCCTCGGCCACCATGAGCAAGGAGCAGCCCTCAcaccccctcctccccacagACCCAGCAGTCGAAGTTTGTGAACTGGCAGGTGGACGGGGAGTATCGGGGCTCTGACTTCACAGCAGCCGTCACCCTGGGGAACCCAGACGTCCTCGTGGGTTCAGGTAAGAGGCGGAGGGCTTGGAGAGTGGTCACAAAACTGCAGTTCTGGCTTTCGCAGCAAATCCACCCTTTCTGTGAACCTCCTTTTCTGCCATTGGAGAAGTGGTTGAGCAGGAGTGATTTTGAAACATCAGGCAATATACTGTAGTGGGTGAGACAGTTCAGAGCCAgcgcagtctttttttttttttttttgagatggagtcttgctttgtcacccaggttggattgcagtggcacgatcttggctcactgcaacctctatctcctgggttcatgcaattctcctgcctcagcctcccgagtagctaggattacaggcatgtgccaccacgcctagctaatttttatatttttagtagagacaggatttcaccatattggtcaggctggtcttgaactcctgacctcaagtcaggatccacccacctcagcctcccaaagtgctgggattacaggcgtgagccaccacacccggccagtcaGCGTAGTCTTAACTGAgattttcttgttaaaaaaatttttggccaggcacggtggctcaagcctgtaatcccagcactttgggaggccgagacgggcggatcacgaggtcaggagatcaagaccatcctggctaacacggtgaaaccccgtctctactaaaaatacaaaaaactagccaggcgaggtggcgggtgcctgtagtcccagctactcgggaggctgaggcaggagaatggcgtaaacccaggaggcagagcttgcagtgagctgagattcggccactgcactccagcctgggtgacagagcaagactctgtctcaaaaaaaaaaaaaaaaattttaagatggagtcttgatgtattggccaggctggtcttggaactcctggcttcaagcagtcctcccaccttgacctcccaaagtgctgggattgcaggtgtgagccacctcgcctggccaggGAAAGAGCTTTTCAGCCTGCAGCAAGTGCAGTCAGGACTCGTGAAAGGAACCTCAAGGAGGATGGTCACCTGATTCCATAAGGCTTTACAGCTCCTTGGCCTTCGCTCTGAGTGAGTCTGAGGCTTTCGGAAACCAAGGCATAGCTTCTCACAGGACCCTGAAGCTGGCGTAGAGAGCAGACTCCAAAGGGTACCACTGGGAGGGAGTGGACAGGGAGGGAGGTTGGATTCTGGATGTTGTTTGAAGGCAGAGCTGCCAGGATTTGCTGAGAGACTGGATGGAGGCGATGACTCCATAGTTTTTGGCTGGAACTGGAAGGATGGAGTTTCTGATTGCCAGCTTTGTGTCTTTGCACACCCATCCGCTGTGTCGTGGAGAGCAGGCTCTTGGGCGCTGAGTCCTGAGTGTATGACTCGTGCAGGCAGGGAGGGGAGCTAGGGTTGGCCTCGGACCCCTGGGAGTGCCTAGGGACAGTCACCACTTCTCCCTGCAGGAGCCCAGGGAGACTCAGAGAAGTGTTCACATTTGAGCTGCCAGAGGAGAAGGGGCTACTCCAGCTGGGGGACAGGAGCAAGAAGATTGCAGGCAGGGAGCAGTAGGAACAGGGATGAGGGAAGGGAAGGGCCATGGTAGaaaacccaggagacagggaagCTGGAGATGCAGCAGGTACAGAGAGGCTTCCGAGGTGAGGCCGATCTGTAGGCCCCATGAGGAAGAAACCTTTCCTGTCCCAGCTCCCCTGGTGACATCACCCCATCTTCTCATACACTACAGCTGAACCacatgagccttttttttttttttgagacggagtcttgctgtgttgcccaggctggagcgcagtgttgcaatctcccgcttaccgcaacctccgcctacctggttcaagtaattctcctgcctcaggctccctagtagcttggactacaggcatgcgccaccatgcctggctaatttttgtgtttttagtagagacaggtttttgccatgttggccaggctgatctcaaactcctgacctcaagtgagccacccgcctgggcctcccgaagtgctgggattacaggcgtgagccaccttgcccggccaacCGTGCAAGCTTTTCTGACGGTTCCTGAAAGCACCGAGTTGGTTCTACCCCAAGGCCGATGCATGCTCTGGTCCTGCTGCATGGAATTCTTCCCTCTGGTCTTGACGCAGCTGGGAAGGTTTGCGGGTGCACGTCGCCCTGTGAGCAGGCCTGCAGTGCTGAACGCGGTAGCTGTCTTTGCACTGCATCACCTCTTCCTGGCCCCTAGTCCTGGTCGCACTTCCTTCTGGAACGGTCCCGCTCACTGTCTCCAGTCGCCCACACAACAGTGTCAGCTGTTGGGGTTCCTGGACTTGCCTGTCTTCTCCACGGTCTGCTCAATGCCAGGAACCATGCTGGGAACAGTGTGAGGGCTCAGGAAATACTGAAGAAAGGAGTGTGCATGGACATCCCACTTCTGCCTTTCCCTAAGCCTGTTGTGTGCGTCCTCTCCCTCGCTCAGGCTGGGCACTGGGGCAGAGCTAGCTGGGAGGAAAGCCCTCTCTGCTAGGTAGAGGCCACCATCGTCCCCATCTTGCAAGGCCAAGAGGAGGTTCTCCACTAAGGGCACATGGCCAGTGGGATTCCAGTGTCCCAGCTCTTCACGGTGCCTGTAACCCCGTTCCCTGTGCCTCCTTGCCAGCCTGGTCCTTTCATGCTCCCCagcactggcctcctggagcctAGGGCCACCAGTGACGCTTTGGTCTCTAGTTCTTTCGAGTGCCTCTTCCCCCAGACACCAGTGAGAACAGTGCCTGCCGTGTGCCCTGTCAGGGCTGGGCTCTTGAGTGTCTTGCCACCAACTTGACCCAGGGCGTCTCCACCTCTAGGCGACTCTGTGACCTCCGGCAAGTGGTTCCAGCCCCTCTgggtctcagtctcctcatctgtcaCTTGGACACAATAGGAGCAACTACCTCCCAGTGAAGGAGGCCATGAGAGGGCCTGACTTCTCGGCCTCAGCAGTGGGCCATATGCACAGTCAGCGCTTGCTCCACGCTGGCATCTCCATGGCGCCGGAGCCCACAGGcacccccatttcacagataaggaaagcGAGGCCCAGGGGTGAAATCGGTTGCCCAGGGTGACACGGCCGGGAAGcagaggagctgggatttgaatggAAGCCTAATTCAGGAGCCTGTAagcctccccagcccctccccatgGCGACAGCTCCTTTTCTGCTTCACTCTGAGCACCTCATGTGTGCCCAGCCCTGGGCTGGGACACAGAAGTGACCGAGACAGCCCATTCCTGCCCTCATGGGGGTcccaggtcaggcacagtggctcacacctgtaatcccagcactttgggcggctgaggtgggtggatcgctggaggtcaggagttcaagatcagtctgggcaacatagcaataccccatctctacaaaaaattagaagttaggcatagtggtacatgcctgtagtctcagccactagggaggctgagctgggagggcacacgcctgtagtcccagctacttgggagcctgggAAGGGGAAGTGGTTCTATTCTGAAGCTGGGGCCAAGCCATCCAAGGCCTTGCAGCTGGGCTGAGGAACGCATATCTTCTCAGGGCACAAGGGAGCCATGGCAGGTTCTGAGCAGGGGTTCAAAGGGTCAAGTTTGTGCTTTAACATGACCCCTCTGTTTGCTGTTTGTGAGGTCACTtagggttgaggcaggagactagAGATGAGGCTGTGGGTAGAGAAACTGGGTGGGTGGCCCAGGAGATGGGAAAGGATGGTTAGAAAGATACTTGAGGGCCTCATGGCCTCAGTTCCAACAGTTCCTGGAGCTCAGAGGCCAGAGATCCTAAGTCA is a genomic window containing:
- the TOMM40 gene encoding mitochondrial import receptor subunit TOM40 homolog → MGNVLAASSPPAGPPPPPAPALVGLPPPPPSPPGFTLPPLGGGLGAGTSTSRGSERTPGAATASAAGAAEDGACGCLPNPGTFEECHRKCKELFPIQMEGVKLTVNKGLSNHFQVNHTVALSTIGESNYHFGVTYVGTKQLSPTEAFPVLVGDMDNSGSLNAQVIHQLGPGLRSKMAIQTQQSKFVNWQVDGEYRGSDFTAAVTLGNPDVLVGSGILVAHYLQSITPCLALGGELVYHRRPGEEGTVMSLAGKYTLNNWLATVTLGQAGMHATYYHKASDQLQVGVEFEASTRMQDTSVSFGYQLDLPKANLLFKGSVDSNWIVGATLEKKLPPLPLTLALGAFLNHRKNKFQCGFGLTIG
- the TOMM40 gene encoding mitochondrial import receptor subunit TOM40 homolog isoform X2, translated to MGNVLAASSPPAGPPPPPAPALVGLPPPPPSPPGFTLPPLGGGLGAGTSTSRGSERTPGAATASAAGAAEDGACGCLPNPGTFEECHRKCKELFPIQMEGVKLTVNKGLSNHFQVNHTVALSTIGESNYHFGVTYVGTKQLSPTEAFPVLVGDMDNSGSLNAQVIHQLGPGLRSKMAIQTQQSKFVNWQVDGEYRGSDFTAAVTLGNPDVLVGSGILVAHYLQSITPCLALGGELVYHRRPGEEGTVMSLAGKYTLNNWLATVTLGQAGMHATYYHKASDQLQVGVEFEASTRMQDTSVSFGYQLDLPKANLLFKGKGLGFPIWHASHLSSSLQALWTATGSWVPRWRRSSHPCP
- the TOMM40 gene encoding mitochondrial import receptor subunit TOM40 homolog isoform X1, giving the protein MGNVLAASSPPAGPPPPPAPALVGLPPPPPSPPGFTLPPLGGGLGAGTSTSRGSERTPGAATASAAGAAEDGACGCLPNPGTFEECHRKCKELFPIQMEGVKLTVNKGLSNHFQVNHTVALSTIGESNYHFGVTYVGTKQLSPTEAFPVLVGDMDNSGSLNAQVIHQLGPGLRSKMAIQTQQSKFVNWQVDGEYRGSDFTAAVTLGNPDVLVGSGKRRRAWRGGWKLLVILSTGILVAHYLQSITPCLALGGELVYHRRPGEEGTVMSLAGKYTLNNWLATVTLGQAGMHATYYHKASDQLQVGVEFEASTRMQDTSVSFGYQLDLPKANLLFKGSVDSNWIVGATLEKKLPPLPLTLALGAFLNHRKNKFQCGFGLTIG